In the Drosophila willistoni isolate 14030-0811.24 chromosome 3R, UCI_dwil_1.1, whole genome shotgun sequence genome, CTGTAGAGATTTCGTTTACCTTGTAGTGCACATGCACCAAGTCGTTGGTCTTGGCCTTGCGCTGACAATTCTCAACGCGCTTTTTGATTCCAATCTTAACCTTGGGCGAATCGGCGGCTAAAACTGCACCCAAAAATAAGGTGGAGACtagcaaaaaattaaacaattgcaTGATGActtattttgagtcttgtgcGATAAGCGGAACTTTAGATTTGATTCCAGTGTTGGCGAACCTACTCGCGTTTGGCCTGGTTCCAGTGTTGGATAACATCAATAGTAAATTCGAGCCTGCGCGCGAACTTAATTTATACtctataaatatacaaattgatttcaaaactttttttcaAATCCCACCTGAAATAGTGAACATGTGAATAGTGAACAACTGATATTAGTAAAATTCATATGAATCCGCTTGTGGGTTTTATTTTGACTataactttttcatttaattggaaTATTGCTAATTATTAATTTCGTTTTAACTTAAACGACACATTAAAGCTGGTTTAACATAAGAttcattatacatatatatatatgggcttCATAATTGATTGGCCgtttaaaaagtattttattttgccaaagaaaagcaaaagagaaaaaccatttataaatatgcaaCAGATTATACAAATACAATATACAAATACGATACATATAAAGAGATATCAAATGTACGATTATATCACAATAAAACAGGAATACATacacttctttttttttacaataaaaaaaaaactttaaactttcaaaAGCGACATAACTACATACGCTATATATATACtacataatttataatttatactGACTATTTGACTAtactatatattatatgtatacagCGTTGATAAGGATTTGATTAGCTGATCAAACGATCGAATGAGTTAATCTTGGTTGGATGTCGGTTCCTCCCACTTCTCTTTCTCCCTTTCTCAGTTATCATTCGATAAATTTGTGATTTTGGTTGCATACATATTGGCCACCTTATAGATAAATTCGTATTGCTCCTTGGTTTGAACGGCACTGGCTCTGCCTCGTCGGACATAGTACACCAATTGTGGTATATCCACTGAACGTTTGGGTGTCTCAAGACTACGTATGGCCATGTCCGATGCTATAATTGTCCCAGTTCGTCCAGTACCTGGAGAGCAGTGAATGGTTAACGGTCTGGGAGAAATAGAAAACACAGAAAACAATTAAACAGGTCATGCAAATACATATAGAACGTAGAAGTACAACTCTTACCCTTGTTGTTGACGTCCTGTGGCTTTTACAATGTTGACATTGTTGCCATTAATCTCATTGCTGCCGCCAGCTTCTGTTTCGAcatccttttctttttgtttttgttcttgctgctgctcctccagGCAATACGTCTTGAGGGAGGAGCGTGCCTCCAGCAACATGGCAATAATGGGAGCCTCATCGGCAGGCACACCCCTCTCGGGCCATTTATACCAATAATGAGTCAGCTCACGACACTCCTCACCTCCGTCCACATGCTTAAGCATAAGCGTCGAAATGGCATACTTGTCCTTGACCTCACGATTTTTTAATGTCACCTGATAATCGCCATAACTACTATGATTATCCAATGTGGCGGAGGGGGGCAAATATTCGGCGCATCGCTCAATGCCTTCCTCGCTGAGATCAGTGGCCTGAATGATAACACGCGACTGCTGTTCCCAGATCATTCGCCAGAAGTCTGTAGTTGTGCTTTCTAGCGGCGCTTGGCAGGCTATATAATAATTCGGAGCATCTCGAGGGCCCTGTTGTTCAAAAGCAGAGAAAAAAACGTGTGTGAGTAATGACATAACCATTAATTAAAACCTATTTCCtctgtatacatatatacaatgtGTATTCGTCAGTCAGTTAATGGCCCTGCGCGCTTTTCTGATAAATGCTCACTGGCTGAGCGACGACTTGGCTCTTTTGGCTGTATCTgcttatgtatatacatatacgatGTACGATGTATGTAAAGAAATCACGATCACGGCATGCTTAGGTTATCGCCAGGTGGGCGGCTCGGCTCTTCTGTAAGCAATTGCTATCCAACTTtcaaagttttttctttttatatttatatatagcgTTTTTGCCTCAATGCATTTCAATTCAATGGCCATTTTCAACGATATGCTTCAATGCATTTGCACAATTGTTTTAATCTGCTCCTTAAAAAGCTCTTTTCCATGTCAATGCCCCTAACCATAACTGGTTATCTATGGCGAAAAATTGCCTATGACTACATATCAATTGAACGTTTATGCATCTACATCATTACAGATATAATGAATTCGAAATAATCTTTGTCTATATCTTTATATCTGCtttaaaaataagatattGTAGATAGGTGCGGTCTAAGTTTGTGTGAAAAAGCAAGCTAATGGATCTTGCCCCGTAAAAGTaacaaaacaaaccgaaacttatagaaatttttgatctttttatacatttttgtgaaaatcttttttaaaattcgtcttgaaaaaaatataaaacataatggttttaaatataattaggTCGATACAAAGACATCTCAGATATTATATATTAGATTCATTTTGTCTATCCTTAAAAACTTTCCCCTATTGCcgtaattatttaaaatagttttttttcgcGCTTCGCTCATTTgcctatacacacacatgcgatAGAAAAGAGTCTAAAAATTATTTCATACATAGTTTGCATAGTTCGTCTAATCTCATGAGGCGTATAATTTTATGCCCAGGCGCCGTATTTAATGGCCCGCGCTCAAGTTGTCTTCATGCAAGGCTAAGCCTAAACCAGAGACAGACTGAGCCACTCCCACTCCCAGTGAGAAACTGATGTGAGAAAGTCAGACTTTTCCATATTATTGTCACTTGTCTACTCTCGTATCGCTTACCCGCACATAATTGGCATTTATATATTCCGTTTTGTCATCATCGTTTTGACGCTGGAGCACTACACGCGTCTCAGGAAGCGGTATGACATTGGCATAGCTGCACCACAAAAAATGACAAAATGTTATTTGAGATCGCATCGTGAGTCATGATCATCATCAATTTAATTGTGTATGTATTCCGATGTGGGCGGAAACCAGGAAGAAAcgacaacaaaagcaacaaagatgaaattgaaatatggaattacaaattttgtataaataagGGAATATGAATAACTCACCGATTTTTATCCTCACAACCAGCTGGCACCTCATCCGCTCGTGCTATAATTTGCGGTACATCACGAAACTCTTCAAATAATGTAGAACGCTGTGTCACAAATTTTCCCAGTTCATGGGCCGATAGCAAATTGTGGCGCAGCGATGGATCATCGAAAGCAGCATTGCCATATGTACGCTTGGAGGCCCGCAAATCTCGTCCACCTTTACTCCGACGCACACTGCCCAATACAGATACATTGTCCAAGGAATAGGCATCAAGACTAACGGGACGACATCTCTGGCCATAGGACATTTGCTTTTGACGTTTACGCATTAGATAGAGGAAAGCCACCAAGAGTATAAGGGCCACAACTCCAATAACGCTTACGGTGATGGCTATAATCACATTGACATCTGTGCCTTGAGAATTTGGTTGAGGATGAGCCGTTTGAATGGCATCCAATTCCAATTCATTGGTGAGTGTAGGCATTAAAGTGGGCTTGGGGCTAGGCTGGGGACTGGGGGTGGGGCTGGGACTTGGGCTTGGATTAGGGCTGGAGGAATAAACGGGAGAAAGAGTTGTTGGGGCCGGTGGTGGCGGAGGAGGATTTGTGGTGGTTGCTGTGACTTCGGGAAGCATTTTGATACTTGTACTAGGTAAAGGAGTCgttgaagttgttgttgtggtggtGCTGCTAGTTGAGTCGTCTAACAAACTTATCAGCGGCGGAACtggagttgttgttgttgtagccaTTACAGTATTATTATCTACATCCACCTGTTGCCTTTTGACATCCTCATCATTATCATCTGCAACATCATCTTCTTGTGCTCCATTATTGTCTTCATCGTAAAGGTCTGTTGCAGCTGCCTTAGTTTCCCCAATGCTTGTAGTATTTTTTGCAATGGTGGGAGTTTGATTTGCACCTGCTGGAGCTGCCTCTGTTAAGTTTTGCAGCCTGTTATCAATTATTTCagtaattgttgttgctgttgttgttattcctGGTATTATAGTTGTTGCTGGCACTTCACTCtcactattattattattgttattggtTTTCTCAGCTGTTTCACCCACTGTTGTTCtagcagttgttgttgttgttgttgtacttaTTTTATCAGCTtcgatttcttttaaatttctcACTGTAGTTATTTCCACTTCATTGCTGATTTGAGCGATTTCCTTTGGTGTTGTTGCAGTACTTAACTGCTCGACGGTTGCTCGCTGACTGGCCGTCTCACTATCTTTGTTCGTACTTGCGCTGCTAGTGACGTCATAAGCCTctgtcgttgttgtcgttgtcgctGTTATCGTTGTTGTTTTCATTGCCATTTCATTgctagttgttgttgttgtttctgtgtTTGGCATGTGGATATGATTGTGGGTGGTGATATTTTTCGTAATGTCTATTACAGCTGACGGCTccgtggttgttgttgctgtttccGTTAGCTCCAACATTTTAGCTGCTGTTAAGTATAAATCATTTGAAGTTGGTGTTGTTGTCGTTgatgttgtttgttttaattcaTTGGAAATTTGTATTGCTGGTGGAGTAGATGCCGCcaaatttaaatcatttgaaatgactgttgatgctgctgttgttgttgtaggtgTTGCTGCTGGCTCTGTTATGTCAGCTGTGGCTAACCGATGAACTACTGGTTCGCCTGTTAAGTCCGGCTTAGGAGTAGTCGTTACATCTGAAGTGCGCTTTAGTTCCACTTCTGACTCTGGTtccaatgttgttgttgttgttgttgatgttgattCCGTGGtgctttttgtgtttattattAAATCAGAATTTATAGCTGGTGTCAAATCAACATAATTTAACTTGGCTGACTCTGTGGTAGTTGCTTCTTCTGGGCTAGTTGAAATTTTTACTACCACGTctgttttgtttattgcctCGGCGTCCAAATTATTTAATGCTGTTGCTGTCGTTTCTTCTAATGTGGCCAATTTTTCAATTACTGGTTCTACTGTTAAGCCTATCGTAGTACTTgtttcagttttgtttacaGGAGCAGTTTCTACGAATTGTAGTTTAGTATCCGAAGCCTCTGATGTTGATTCCGTGCTAGTTGTTGTCACCATTGACTCTGATAGTTTATCTAAATCGTTAgcaatagttgttgttgttgatgtcgtCGATGTGTCTGCTAGTTTTGTTACCTTTTGAACTAGTGGTTCTTCAGTTAAGCCAGCGGTAACAGAAGGCTTAACAGTTGTAGTTCCAGCCGTTGTTATATTGAGGTCAGCTGCCTCCGTTATTTTTGAACTTCTCAAAGATTCTGTCGTCTCTTCCATTGCTTTGGCTGATCCTTCTGTGGCATCTAATGTCGTACTAACAACGAATTCAGTTCGATTCTCACGCATATTCTCAACATTTTGCCAATCTAAAACATTCTTCTCATAATGTTGGTCAGTTATGTTTTTCATTTGATCAATCTCTTGAGTTTCAATATCATTGGGCAACATGGATTCAGTGGTAGTCGATGTGGTTGAACTCTTGGGCAATGCATTCATCATGGCTGCCAAGCCCCAAACTTCGGGACTTAATTGTTGAgcatttgttgaattttcaCTAATAAATTTAGCTCTTTTCTCCGGCAACTGATGCCCTAGAATGATGGAAGTTGTGGATTTAGTATCGTCATCAATATCATTTTCATGAGAGGCTGCTTGAGCAGGCATAGCAGTAGACCTAACAGTCGTACTGATGATCAACGGTTGCAGCTTCATGGGAGTAACCGAAAAGGATCTTTCAGTTGTCATGAAAATTTGCATGGAACGTCCCTGATCCAAGGAGCGCGTTGTTGTGGTATTTGGCATACTTTCTGTTGTCGTATGAAGTGGTGGTGTTGTTACTTTGGTCTCCAATACGGGAATCTTGAACTCTGACGGTGTAGTAGTTTCTCCTGCTGGCTGTTCTCCATTTGTAGTTTTTTCTGTTACCAACTTGCTCTCACTTTCTGTCCCAACAACAATGTCAGGGTCAATTGTGATTGCTTTTTTTGTGGGCTTAGGGTTTTCTTCCAATTCCATTTCCATATTTGTCACATTTTTGTAAGGGATTTCGATTTCTCTCTTTGTTTTCGCAATTGAACGTGCCTGTGTTGACATTATTGCCCAGGCCAGAAGCAATAAGCCTGAGGCCTGCAGCCAGCTCATTTTAATGTTTcggtctctgtctctctccctGGGTTTAGTTCTACACGACGATTTTATTTGTTAGGTTCGTggcttgaaaaaaaaaaccaagcgcagcttaaaaatatttcacctTTGCTtttcgctgttgttgtttttattgctATTCGTTTTcgatttatttgtaattctTGTTCGTTGTGCCCATTTTTACAAATACAATTTTCGATTTATTTTTAGGTTTCTTCCAttgattttttgtatttttaaaactttttattgATGTGTCACTgtaaaaaacaagaaattgaTAATAATTGGATTAATAAATGGTTATCTTTAGTTTTTACAGAAATTATTGAGCTAATGACCTGCCTGCATTATTCACAATCAGATACTATATTATAATCTAACTATCTTATCTTGAGAACTATTTACTTTCACTATCAAAAATGTcaacgaaaataaaacaaatagtAATGATGTTAAACCCTAATGAAACATAAGCTCAAAAGTTCGTCGAACGCCCTTAGTCTTCTTAGTAAGCCAAAAATAGCTAGCCATATATATAACTGGGATAGAAGGTTCATTCAATCCAACAGGCTATCCGAGTGCATGAAGTTCATTCAACTGCAACCTTATGGATATATTGCCCCAATCGGGGGTCCTTCCGGAGCACAATAACCCATCAAAAGTTGTTCATGCTtcaacaaaatcaacaacaaacaacataGGGCCAATAATAACTATTCCATATACCCCATAACTATATATAATGGAGTAGAAAGAGGTAAAAAGAGGTGGCTGTGGCTATTTATGtactgtacatacatatgtactttgGCTTCCCTTCACCATGGTTGCGTTTGCTTTTGTTATCTACTCGATTTGCCTTTTGTCCCGATGTCATGTCAATAATGCATGCAATGGGAGCTAAAGGGGGTTGGGCCTAAGTGCTGGTGGAGTTGGAAAACTCGTCTCTCCTGGCAATTAAGTTAATGCTAAAAGCCTGGATTTTGGTGGTGGTTCCTGGTGTTAATTATGGGTCTTGGATGGAAGTTCTAGTCAGGTGTGGCATCGACTGACACCCCTTCCATAAGAATTGGAGTGCTTTAATGAAGATGGTACAGTTCTACCCTTGGTCTGAGTAaagtttttattatgttaGAACCCATAACTCGTTCAATTGCTGTTTGGAAAATTATAATTCCTCATTTTTTGGTTTAGATGTGTGCAATAAAGAGggttaatttgtttaatacacgttatatttataagttattaataataatgCGTAAAGTGGAAGCggttaattataatttttttaaaatttctcaaATGACTAATTCTTTTCATATactataattttttatgtgAATAACTTGCGCCCCTCTTTGTTGATAAGATTTCTTTGGTTAAGCAAACATATGGTACACCAACTCACGCCCACtcatacagacacacaccttatatactcacacacacacctctTAAAGTATTTAgtaacattttcttttttttgaatgTCAACGTTATTTGCTGATAAGATTTAATGGCAAACAGTAAATCGTTTTCAATGAGCGTAGTAGCCATAAGGCCCCCCTATCTATTTGTCCCTTCTGATTCTACTGATTTTGTCCACTAATGCGGTAAAGGCCACCTAATGATTGTCAACTGTTGGCGTAGAGTAAATATTGGAATGCAAAATGCCAAAGCAAATATCAATATTGTTGTCAAGAAAAATCAAGTTGAAAAATTGGTATCATACTTAGAACTGCATTCACACAGTAGCGTTTTGTTGTTATGGCAACCTAGAAGTTCAACATTTTCTGGCATTTGGTTTTCAAACTACGCAAACTATAATTGTTTGTATTTAGAGaaattgtttgtatttttgaaTAAGTTAACAATTTGATTATAGCAGCTTTCAAGATTTGGCAgtataatttgtatttttataattaaaaaattgaataaaaagagatgaaacttaaaatttaaatacccAACCCAATAGTATGTGAATAATTAGTTGAATGTtgcaagcaaacaaaaactaaatgaaagcctaaaagtatgcaactaAAATTCacatttcgtttttatttcaatttaagcAAAATATTTGTGATTTCTTCCCATAGTACACTGGGAACTTAAACCTTCTCATCACATAATCGAACTTCATCTGCAAGATGCAATTACGAAATAAGAGCCATAACATAAATGAACCATAGCCATGAGCAATTTGAACTCCcctttttttccatttaaccCAAATCAAAACAGGTTTCGATCACGATGAGATCTCAGCGGATCAACTTTTCAAGTGCAATCATTTCCGCTTCAGCACTTGAGCAATTGAGAAGGAGTGAGAAATGGCTTAGAATCTAGCAATCAAATGGATAGCTGCCTATGTGGATTGCATGGAATATAAGTGTTAAACCAGTTTTTGCGGACCAATAATGATCACGATCTTGGTTGTCTGGTCGCGCTTCGATTTCGATTTGCAATTATGATTTCACTTGCATTGTTGAAGTGAGAGAGtgaatgtgaatgtgaatgtgaatgAAGTTAGAGTGGAAGATTTAAAAGGATTCATTTGTGCTATCAACTCACAAGTTTCAGATTTGCCCCGAAGCATTTCACCTTTATGATAATGATCTTTAGACGATCTAGTCATTGATTAGATCATCGTtagcaaagaaagaaaatatatacatttttttcaaatctcAAGTGTTGGCTTATTCCATCAATGTATCcatatttaaatagaataaaaacaaaattctccATCCATTTTAATTGAAGTCTCATATAATTGAGCTAGACTAATCTCggtttttccatttgttcttccactACAAGAATTTATGATTATATCTTTGGTGACctaaataataaattacacaCGCAAAATCCTAAAGtctttacaaaaacaaaaattacttGGAAAATTAACTATTTAATAAAGCCAACAGTTAATTTCAGTTAGACTAACGCAAAAAATGTTGCTCTTTCTTCGCTACGTTGAGTATTTCTAGGAAAGAGTCTTCCAGAGAACACGCCGAAACTGGGTCTTTGGCCACAAAAGATGTCTATCGATAATGAATAGCGAGACCGAGCAACAAAATCAACCAAGTGTAAGGAAAAATGTTTTCATAACCAAAACAAATGATAACTATTAAGAAGGATTTAGCATAACTTCGACTAAATTCTTCAATTTCACCCAATTGAAAGCGTTCGTCTCTCATTTCGCAGTTCTATTTTAATATTGCTAATTAtggcatttcattttcattttccattcATTCACACATATTTCGATATTTCCTCTTCCATCTTGTATTTCACTCTCCCTTCTCGCTTATTGACCCAtttgaattaatttcattGATGACTCATTTGCATGCGAAATGCTCTGATGAtatgtttggtttttgtattttgtcgTTGGccccaaaaatatttcatgtTATTTTATTAATCCAAATTGTTTGTTTGGGCCCCAAAGCTGAACTTTCAACGTAATTAAaatagaagagaaaaaaaaaagaaatcgaaaatgAAATCACAATTCATAATTCGCTTTTGCGAAAATggtcaaaaaacaaacatagaaaacaaaaaaaaaacatcaattTTGACCTTGTTGGCCCTGGCATTGGCGTTTATTGAACCAGGCAGCTATCCAAATCGCTAAtgagctatatatatatttagatatatttgtatatatatatttatatataattatgaCGTCGTGCACTTGAAACTTTAAGCATTTGATTTCCATTTCATAGATTCCATAGGGAATCTTTCCATTTTACTTTAACAAAATCAGCTAATGAAATGCCTAATTATGTCATTTCTGGGAAAAAATCTTATTTTATCGCACACACATGGAAACAAACTGTAGAATTttctataaaattttaatatttcattctGAAATTTCCATATGTGAATCAAAGTTTTCAAGTCTTTAAAATCTTTGACGTTTGCTTATAgacaaataataaattttctttttaataggTTTAGCTAACAAATTATTCAGgtaattacttttatttactcttaaaaattttgatatttaacAAGCTTGTATGTaggcaaataatttttttacatttaaagATACAGAATTCTATTTAAGGATATAAAAACCCAatatttttcaacatttaaCATTATAGTTTTTAGGTCGAAAGGTTTGGGACATTAGCAATCATTAGTTATAgatctttttttctttattgtttacatAGGTAGAAAATAGCATCCCCTATAAGAGCTAACAATGCTTTTGCTTCAAATGACTTACCCCATTTTGAGGGGTGGTCAAATGTTTATTATCATTCATTTATCAGATTAAGAATTGATTTAGCCACGCAAAATGCA is a window encoding:
- the LOC6649663 gene encoding mucin-2 produces the protein MSWLQASGLLLLAWAIMSTQARSIAKTKREIEIPYKNVTNMEMELEENPKPTKKAITIDPDIVVGTESESKLVTEKTTNGEQPAGETTTPSEFKIPVLETKVTTPPLHTTTESMPNTTTTRSLDQGRSMQIFMTTERSFSVTPMKLQPLIISTTVRSTAMPAQAASHENDIDDDTKSTTSIILGHQLPEKRAKFISENSTNAQQLSPEVWGLAAMMNALPKSSTTSTTTESMLPNDIETQEIDQMKNITDQHYEKNVLDWQNVENMRENRTEFVVSTTLDATEGSAKAMEETTESLRSSKITEAADLNITTAGTTTVKPSVTAGLTEEPLVQKVTKLADTSTTSTTTTIANDLDKLSESMVTTTSTESTSEASDTKLQFVETAPVNKTETSTTIGLTVEPVIEKLATLEETTATALNNLDAEAINKTDVVVKISTSPEEATTTESAKLNYVDLTPAINSDLIINTKSTTESTSTTTTTTLEPESEVELKRTSDVTTTPKPDLTGEPVVHRLATADITEPAATPTTTTAASTVISNDLNLAASTPPAIQISNELKQTTSTTTTPTSNDLYLTAAKMLELTETATTTTEPSAVIDITKNITTHNHIHMPNTETTTTTSNEMAMKTTTITATTTTTTEAYDVTSSASTNKDSETASQRATVEQLSTATTPKEIAQISNEVEITTVRNLKEIEADKISTTTTTTTARTTVGETAEKTNNNNNNSESEVPATTIIPGITTTATTITEIIDNRLQNLTEAAPAGANQTPTIAKNTTSIGETKAAATDLYDEDNNGAQEDDVADDNDEDVKRQQVDVDNNTVMATTTTTPVPPLISLLDDSTSSTTTTTTSTTPLPSTSIKMLPEVTATTTNPPPPPPAPTTLSPVYSSSPNPSPSPSPTPSPQPSPKPTLMPTLTNELELDAIQTAHPQPNSQGTDVNVIIAITVSVIGVVALILLVAFLYLMRKRQKQMSYGQRCRPVSLDAYSLDNVSVLGSVRRSKGGRDLRASKRTYGNAAFDDPSLRHNLLSAHELGKFVTQRSTLFEEFRDVPQIIARADEVPAGCEDKNRYANVIPLPETRVVLQRQNDDDKTEYINANYVRGPRDAPNYYIACQAPLESTTTDFWRMIWEQQSRVIIQATDLSEEGIERCAEYLPPSATLDNHSSYGDYQVTLKNREVKDKYAISTLMLKHVDGGEECRELTHYWYKWPERGVPADEAPIIAMLLEARSSLKTYCLEEQQQEQKQKEKDVETEAGGSNEINGNNVNIVKATGRQQQGPLTIHCSPGTGRTGTIIASDMAIRSLETPKRSVDIPQLVYYVRRGRASAVQTKEQYEFIYKVANMYATKITNLSNDN